The genomic window GTGGCAAGAAGCCCGAGAAGCCCGTCAATTGCCCAGAATGTCCCTGAGACAGCAACTGGCCCAACTGCTGCGCAACGCTGCCCGCGCTCTGGACACCGAAAAAGAGCAGAAGGGAGCCATCGCCTAAAGTGAATTGCCCTTTTCAAACCCAAACCTGAACAACGCCGAGTGAGAGACATCACCCGGCGTTGAATTTTGGTGTTGGTGGATGTGCAGGTTGATCATGCTCACGGCAACGGGCAAGAAACACCTTGCCCCCACATGAATCTCTTGACCATTCCCGACACGTATGGCAGCGTGCCTTCTGCCTTCTGCCTTCTGCCTTCTGCCTTCTGCCTTCTGCTGTTTTTGCCCTCGGCCCTCGGCTCTGGGCTCTCAACCTAAATCCTTAAGCCGACAGTTGCTTTTTCAAGCGGGTCAGAATGGCACCCATTCCGCGCAGGCGCATGGGGGTGATCAGTTCGGTCAGGCCCATGTTGAAGTAGAAATCGTCAGGGACGTTCAGGATTTCTTCTGGGGTGGCACCCTGAAGGCCTTCCAGCAGGATGCCAGCAAAGCCACGCACCGTGGGGGCTTCGGGGGGAGCATCAAAGTACAGGTGGACTTTGCCATCTTCAACCTCAGAGAACAGGAAGAAAGGGCTCTGGCATTCATGGACCTGTTCCATCTGGTCGTGGTTGTCTTTCAGGTGCTCGGGAAGGGGAGGAACCCGTTTGGAAAAGTCCAGCAAGGCTTGCAGACGGAAGGCCTTGGGGCTTTTCTGAAACATGTTCACCACAGCTTCGAGTTTGGGTGGGAGTGCAGTCATGCTTACCAATCTACCCTACTTTCTAGACGGGCTTTTGTGATGTGTCTAGTAGTTTACTGGTCTTATCAATTATATTGATAAGGACAAATCGCAGTACCGCTGCCAAGGAGGAATCACATGAGCTATGCCAATCCTGAAGTGCTGGTGTCCACCCAGTGGGTCGTGGACAACCTGGAGAACCCCGCCATTCGCATTGTTGAAGTGGATGAAGACATCCTGCTGTACGAAGTGGGCCATGCCCCCGGTGCCCTGAAAATCGACTGGCAAAACGACTTTTGGGACCCCGTTGAACGCGAATTCATTCAGCCCGAGCAATTCGCCGAACTGCTGGGTCGCCTCGGTATCACCCCCGAGACCACCGTCATCCTGTACGGCGACAAGAGCAACTGGTGGGCTGCCTACGCCTTCTGGTTCTTCCAGTACAACGGCCACAAGAACGTCAAACTGATCAACGGTGGCCGCCAGAAGTGGATCGAGGAAGGCCGTCCCCTCACCACCGATGCCCCTGAAGTTCAGGCCACCACCTACCCTGTCGGCCAACGCGACGAGTCCATCCGCGCCTACCGCGAGCAGGTCCGTGCCCACATCGAGAAAGTCAAAGCCGGTCAGGGTGCTCTCGTGGACGTGCGCAGCCCCGACGAGTTCTCTGGCAAAGTCACCCACATGCCCTCTTACCCTCAGGAAGGCGTGCTGCGTGGCGGTCACATCCCCGGAGCCCAGAGCATCCCCTGGGCCAGAACCGTCAACGAAGACGGCACCTTCAAAACCGCGGACGAACTCAAAGCCCTCTACGAGCCCGTGGGCGTCACCCCTGACAAAGAGGTCATCGCTTACTGCCGCATCGCCGAGCGTTCCAGCCACAGCTGGTTTGTGCTGACCCAACTGCTGGGTTACCCCAAAGTGTCCAACTACGATGGAAGCTGGACCGAGTGGGGCAACGCCGTGGGCATGCCCATCGAGAAGACGTACAAGCCTGAGTAAAAGCCGAGGGCCGAGGGCCCAGAGCCGAGGGCAAAAAAGACCGTCCAGAGGATCTTCTGGACGGCTTTTTGTTTTCTGATGTGGAATGCTTTCTGGAAATGCGATTTGATGTTTTTTCAAATGGTGTTGAATCAGGTGTTTGATGATGTTTGCAAAAGATTTTCTGTGAAATGTCCGTTGTCTATTTTCTCTGGGAGGGACACCCAAAGCGACAGCTTTTGCTTCAGTGGCTCTGGGCTCTCTGCTCTGGGCCCTTGGCTTCAGTGGCCCTCGGCGTTTCAAATCAAGACAGCTGTACCACTTGCCGTCACCATCAGCATGCTGCCGCTCTGCCCGACGGTTTCGTAATCGAGGTCCACGCCCACAATGGCGTTGGCCCCGAGTCTGCGGGCGTTCTCTTCCATTTCACGCAGGGCAATGGTGCGGGCTTCGGAAAGTTTTTCTTCGTAGGCTCCGCTGCGGCCCCCGATCACGTCGGTGATGTTGGCGAAGAAGTCACGGACGATGTTTGCGCCCATGATGGCTTCTCCGGTGACGATGCCGCGGTACTCTCTGATCTGGTGTCCTTCAAGGGTGGATGTGGTGGTGATGATCATTTCATTTACCTCGATCACAGGATACGGAGGGTCTCTGGAAAAAGTTCCCATGAACTGTGTTCAGGTTTTTGCCTGTACATCGTGCAACAATCCAGAGCATGACCCCACTTTTGATTTTTGATTGTGATGGCGTGCTGGTGGACAGCGAAATCCTCTCCAACCGGGCAGGGGTGGAACTCCTGAA from Deinococcus misasensis DSM 22328 includes these protein-coding regions:
- a CDS encoding SufE family protein; amino-acid sequence: MTALPPKLEAVVNMFQKSPKAFRLQALLDFSKRVPPLPEHLKDNHDQMEQVHECQSPFFLFSEVEDGKVHLYFDAPPEAPTVRGFAGILLEGLQGATPEEILNVPDDFYFNMGLTELITPMRLRGMGAILTRLKKQLSA
- a CDS encoding sulfurtransferase, which codes for MSYANPEVLVSTQWVVDNLENPAIRIVEVDEDILLYEVGHAPGALKIDWQNDFWDPVEREFIQPEQFAELLGRLGITPETTVILYGDKSNWWAAYAFWFFQYNGHKNVKLINGGRQKWIEEGRPLTTDAPEVQATTYPVGQRDESIRAYREQVRAHIEKVKAGQGALVDVRSPDEFSGKVTHMPSYPQEGVLRGGHIPGAQSIPWARTVNEDGTFKTADELKALYEPVGVTPDKEVIAYCRIAERSSHSWFVLTQLLGYPKVSNYDGSWTEWGNAVGMPIEKTYKPE
- a CDS encoding heavy metal-binding domain-containing protein; amino-acid sequence: MIITTTSTLEGHQIREYRGIVTGEAIMGANIVRDFFANITDVIGGRSGAYEEKLSEARTIALREMEENARRLGANAIVGVDLDYETVGQSGSMLMVTASGTAVLI